In the genome of Cryptomeria japonica chromosome 8, Sugi_1.0, whole genome shotgun sequence, one region contains:
- the LOC131032393 gene encoding receptor-like protein 36, with amino-acid sequence MAPGTARFLLFAVIPLCLLPLCCGCIHSEREALLQFKDALNFSSHSYLSPNLSSWEKGRDCCLWDGISCHNTTHHVVAVEIQGVAFPGMEGGVISESLCSLTSLATIRVFNMGLKGTLPPCFGNLSSLRVLDFSYNNLEGETVLTTICLLSNLSEVDLSYNQLKGSLPSCLGNLSSLIRLYIPANHLIGEIPYSLGKISSLKYFDVSTNSIGGRIPESLGSLSLLETLDLSDNQLIGTLPSSFSRLTSLAALYVCGNAFNQSIASSTLPPSLQHLGLSLDGQHIISEDFFQNLSKLECLTLSNCVLNISTTWIPSFQLFFLYMLSCKVDGQIPLWISTQSSLLKLELYENNLFGEIPLWLMDMNLLYINLSSNHLQGRLLLNTSPRNPLAVLDVSRNALSGQIPSIWPPDIKVLLVNDNLLTGNIPLQLQGISSLEIVNLANNYLNGIIPPSLANCSELKILNLEDNNLRGMIPYELGKLSKLKSLVIKKNQLSGSFPPSISNCTELYFLDVGQNFFSGHIPKLIGNLSELKVLAMRKNKYEGSIPVEITQLENLQVLDLSSNQLSGIIPHTIFSLQAMLTETHQEFSMVQYEIFPGESPSVYPSTTYMYKNGLTMNSKGRDEHYTYIFPTMAAIDLSDNQLNGDLPSDLGKLKGLKLLNLSMNNFNGVIPNSIVQMIWLESLDLSANHFSGQIPLDLGSLSYLGALNFSNNHLSGSIPQGGHMTTFNNLSYLGNPNLWGCPLSKKCCWPEFFTSPPPISTYIDGEEHNTESLSYEIGLGFSYVAGFTIVLAFIVMKRKWGHKYFEGIDLVLKFFFPWIRNLTL; translated from the coding sequence ATGGCGCCCGGGACAGCTAGGTTCTTGCTGTTCGCTGTTATTCCCCTGTGCCTCCTCCCCTTGTGCTGTGGATGTATTCACAGCGAACGGGAAGCTCTCCTTCAATTCAAAGACGCCTTGAATTTCTCTTCTCATTCTTATTTATCTCCTAATCTGAGCTCGTGGGAGAAGGGAAGAGATTGCTGTCTCTGGGACGGTATTTCCTGTCATAACACTACCCATCATGTAGTCGCTGTTGAAATACAGGGTGTTGCATTTCCTGGAATGGAGGGCGGTGTCATATCTGAGAGCTTGTGCTCCCTCACTTCTCTTGCAACCATACGCGTATTCAACATGGGATTAAAAGGTACTCTTCCTCCGTGCTTTGGAAACCTCTCTTCTCTCAGAGTCCTAGATTTTTCCTATAACAATTTGGAAGGTGAAACTGTCCTCACTACTATTTGTCTGCTCAGCAACCTTAGTGAGGTCGATCTTTCTTACAACCAACTGAAGGGAAGCTTACCATCCTgtctcggtaatctctcttctcTGATTAGGCTATATATTCCTGCAAATCACTTGATTGGTGAGATTCCATATTCTTTAGGCAAGATCTCTTCACTCAAATATTTTGATGTTTCCACAAATTCTATAGGTGGTCGTATCCCAGAGTCTTTGGGCAGTCTCTCTTTGTTAGAAACCTTAGATCTATCTGACAACCAACTAATTGGAACTCTTCCCTCCTCATTTTCAAGGCTCACCTCACTTGCGGCGCTCTATGTTTGCGGGAATGCGTTTAACCAGAGTATTGCTTCCTCAACGCTACCCCCTTCACTTCAACATCTTGGTCTCTCACTAGATGGCCAACATATAATTTCAGAGGATTTCTTTCAGAACCTTAGCAAATTGGAATGCTTGACCTTGTCAAATTGTGTACTTAATATCAGCACCACCTGGATTCCCTCATTCCAGTTATTCTTCTTATATATGTTATCATGTAAGGTGGATGGTCAAATTCCGCTGTGGATTTCGACTCAGTCTTCACTTCTAAAATTGGAATTATATGAGAACAATCTTTTTGGAGAAATTCCTTTGTGGCTAATGGATATGAATCTTCTCTACATCAATCTCTCATCAAATCATCTCCAAGGTCGCCTTTTGCTAAATACCTCTCCAAGGAATCCATTGGCAGTCTTGGACGTGTCTAGAAATGCATTGTCTGGTCAGATTCCATCAATTTGGCCTCCTGATATCAAAGTACTTTTGGTCAATGACAATTTGCTGACAGGAAATATTCCTCTACAGTTACAAGGAATCTCTTCACTAGAAATTGTAAATTTGGCAAATAACTATTTGAATGGAATCATCCCTCCAAGCTTAGCCAATTGTTCTGAGCTTAAAATTCTGAATTTGGAGGATAATAATTTGAGGGGAATGATTCCATATGAGCTTGGTAAGCTAAGTAAACTGAAGTCACTAGTGATAAAGAAGAATCAGCTGAGTGGGTCATTCCCTCCCTCCATATCGAACTGCACAGAATTATATTTTCTAGATGTTGGGCAAAACTTCTTCAGTGGCCACATTCCAAAGTTAATAGGAAACCTTTCAGAGTTGAAAGTGTTAGCAATGAGGAAGAATAAGTATGAAGGTAGTATCCCTGTAGAAATTACTCAGCTGGAGAATCTACAAGTCTTAGACCTTTCTTCAAATCAGCTATCAGGTATTATACCACACACAATTTTTAGTTTGCAAGCAATGTTGACAGAAACACATCAAGAATTTTCCATGGTTCAATATGAAATATTTCCAGGAGAATCCCCCTCAGTATATCCCTCCACCACATACATGTATAAGAATGGCTTGACTATGAATTCCAAAGGCAGAGATGAGCACTACACATATATTTTCCCCACCATGGCAGCCATAGACCTCTCGGACAATCAATTGAACGGAGATCTTCCTTCTGATTTAGGAAAATTGAAGGGATTAAAGCTGCTCAACCTTTCAATGAATAATTTCAATGGTGTTATTCCAAATAGTATTGTACAAATGATTTGGCTGGAATCATTAGATCTTTCTGCAAATCATTTTTCTGGACAAATTCCTCTAGATCTTGGTTCTTTAAGTTACTTGGGAGCACTCAACTTTTCCAACAATCACCTTTCAGGGAGTATACCGCAAGGGGGGCATATGACAACTTTTAATAACTTATCTTATTTAGGCAATCCAAATTTATGGGGTTGCCCGCTTTCAAAAAAATGTTGTTGGCCAGAATTTTTTACTAGCCCTCCTCCCATTTCTACATATATTGATGGAGAAGAGCATAACACAGAAAGTTTGAGCTATGAAATCGGACTGGGATTTTCATATGTAGCAGGTTTTACAATAGTGTTGGCATTTATTGTCATGAAAAGGAAATGGGGTCATAAATACTTTGAGGGCATTGATTTGgtcttgaaatttttttttccATGGATCCGTAATTTGACATTATAA